A genomic region of Eucalyptus grandis isolate ANBG69807.140 chromosome 5, ASM1654582v1, whole genome shotgun sequence contains the following coding sequences:
- the LOC104445068 gene encoding probable inactive purple acid phosphatase 29 isoform X2: protein MRRYNSMRPPLNGSSVSVGIKNMEEQKKTIGVRGLLAAAVVLCLCSVAISTEETKQKQLRFKENGEFKILQVADMHYADGKTTPCRDVLPSENVSCSDLNTTAFLHRMILAEKPDLIVFTGDNIYASDATDAARSLDAAFSPAISASIPWAAVLGNHDQESALSREGVMKHIVTLKHTLSQLNPAGIDLIDGYGNYNLEVHGVEGSGFENNSVINLYFLDSGDYSKVPSISGYDWIKPSQQLWFQRTSLELQRAYMSKPEAQKAPAPGLVYFHIPLPEFTSVVDSSNYTGVKQDPISSASVNSGFFTTLVEAGDVKAVFNGHDHLNDFCGEYTGIQLCYAGGFGYHAYGKAGWARRARVVVATLEKTEEASWGPLKSIKTWKRLDDQSLSTIDVQVLWSNNTPGGT from the exons atgaggcGATATAACAGCATGAGGCCACCATTAAACGGAAGTTCTGTTTCCGTAGGCATCAAGAATATGGAGGAGCAGAAGAAGACAATCGGTGTCCGAGGTCTGCTGGCAGCGGCGGTCGTCCTTTGTCTGTGCTCTGTCGCCATTTCGACGGAAGAAACGAAGCAGAAGCAGTTGCGGTTCAAGGAAAACGGGGAATTCAAGATATTGCAGGTGGCGGACATGCACTACGCCGATGGCAAGACCACACCCTGCAGGGATGTTCTTCCTTCTGAGAACGTAAGTTGCTCCGACCTCAACACCACCGCCTTCCTCCATCGGATGATCCTGGCTGAGAAGCCCGACCTCATTGTTTTCACGG GGGATAATATCTATGCCTCTGATGCGACTGATGCTGCAAGATCTTTAGATGCTGCATTCTCCCCTGCCATTTCCGCAAGCATACCATGGGCCGCCGTATTGGGAAACCACGATCAAGAGTCTGCCTTGTCAAGAGAAGGGGTAATGAAGCATATAGTTACCCTCAAGCACACTTTGTCTCAGCTCAATCCTGCCGGGATTGATCTCATTGATGGTTATGGGAATTACAACTTGGAGGTCCATGGGGTTGAAGGCTCTGGTTTTGAAAACAACTCAGTAATCAATCTTTACTTCCTCGATAGCGGAGATTATTCGAAAGTTCCCTCGATTTCTGGTTATGATTGGATCAAACCCTCTCAGCAACTTTGGTTTCAACGCACGTCTTTGGAGCTTCAG AGAGCATATATGAGTAAGCCAGAGGCTCAGAAAGCACCGGCACCAGGGCTCGTTTACTTCCATATCCCTCTGCCCGAATTTACAAGTGTGGTGGATTCATCCAATTATACTGGTGTAAAACAAGATCCCATTAGCTCTGCTTCTGTAAACTCGGGCTTCTTTACAACTTTGGTAGAAGCAGGTGATGTTAAAGCTGTTTTCAACGGCCACGATCACCTTAATGACTTCTGTGGTGAATATACCGGTATACAGCTTTGTTATGCTGGGGGTTTTGGATACCATGCCTATGGGAAGGCTGGATGGGCAAGGAGGGCAAGGGTGGTCGTAGCAACATTAGAGAAAACAGAGGAGGCGAGTTGGGGTCCTTTGAAGTCAATTAAAACATGGAAGCGCCTTGATGATCAAAGCCTGTCTACCATTGATGTTCAAGTACTTTGGAGCAACAACACTCCAG GTGGTACTTGA
- the LOC104445068 gene encoding probable inactive purple acid phosphatase 29 isoform X1, with protein sequence MRRYNSMRPPLNGSSVSVGIKNMEEQKKTIGVRGLLAAAVVLCLCSVAISTEETKQKQLRFKENGEFKILQVADMHYADGKTTPCRDVLPSENVSCSDLNTTAFLHRMILAEKPDLIVFTGDNIYASDATDAARSLDAAFSPAISASIPWAAVLGNHDQESALSREGVMKHIVTLKHTLSQLNPAGIDLIDGYGNYNLEVHGVEGSGFENNSVINLYFLDSGDYSKVPSISGYDWIKPSQQLWFQRTSLELQRAYMSKPEAQKAPAPGLVYFHIPLPEFTSVVDSSNYTGVKQDPISSASVNSGFFTTLVEAGDVKAVFNGHDHLNDFCGEYTGIQLCYAGGFGYHAYGKAGWARRARVVVATLEKTEEASWGPLKSIKTWKRLDDQSLSTIDVQVLWSNNTPGAGGT encoded by the exons atgaggcGATATAACAGCATGAGGCCACCATTAAACGGAAGTTCTGTTTCCGTAGGCATCAAGAATATGGAGGAGCAGAAGAAGACAATCGGTGTCCGAGGTCTGCTGGCAGCGGCGGTCGTCCTTTGTCTGTGCTCTGTCGCCATTTCGACGGAAGAAACGAAGCAGAAGCAGTTGCGGTTCAAGGAAAACGGGGAATTCAAGATATTGCAGGTGGCGGACATGCACTACGCCGATGGCAAGACCACACCCTGCAGGGATGTTCTTCCTTCTGAGAACGTAAGTTGCTCCGACCTCAACACCACCGCCTTCCTCCATCGGATGATCCTGGCTGAGAAGCCCGACCTCATTGTTTTCACGG GGGATAATATCTATGCCTCTGATGCGACTGATGCTGCAAGATCTTTAGATGCTGCATTCTCCCCTGCCATTTCCGCAAGCATACCATGGGCCGCCGTATTGGGAAACCACGATCAAGAGTCTGCCTTGTCAAGAGAAGGGGTAATGAAGCATATAGTTACCCTCAAGCACACTTTGTCTCAGCTCAATCCTGCCGGGATTGATCTCATTGATGGTTATGGGAATTACAACTTGGAGGTCCATGGGGTTGAAGGCTCTGGTTTTGAAAACAACTCAGTAATCAATCTTTACTTCCTCGATAGCGGAGATTATTCGAAAGTTCCCTCGATTTCTGGTTATGATTGGATCAAACCCTCTCAGCAACTTTGGTTTCAACGCACGTCTTTGGAGCTTCAG AGAGCATATATGAGTAAGCCAGAGGCTCAGAAAGCACCGGCACCAGGGCTCGTTTACTTCCATATCCCTCTGCCCGAATTTACAAGTGTGGTGGATTCATCCAATTATACTGGTGTAAAACAAGATCCCATTAGCTCTGCTTCTGTAAACTCGGGCTTCTTTACAACTTTGGTAGAAGCAGGTGATGTTAAAGCTGTTTTCAACGGCCACGATCACCTTAATGACTTCTGTGGTGAATATACCGGTATACAGCTTTGTTATGCTGGGGGTTTTGGATACCATGCCTATGGGAAGGCTGGATGGGCAAGGAGGGCAAGGGTGGTCGTAGCAACATTAGAGAAAACAGAGGAGGCGAGTTGGGGTCCTTTGAAGTCAATTAAAACATGGAAGCGCCTTGATGATCAAAGCCTGTCTACCATTGATGTTCAAGTACTTTGGAGCAACAACACTCCAG GAGCAGGTGGTACTTGA